GGCGCGGTTGGCGGTCGGGACGATATTTTTAACATAACCGGTGTAGCGAACCTCCGGGTAGGCATCCAGAACTATCTCGCAGGGTTGTGCGACCGAAACTTTCTGGATATTGGCTTCGGAGACATCGGCTTCGACTTCCAGTGAAGCCATATCCGCTAACGCCACCACCGCTCCCGCGGCCGAAGCCGAGGAAGCCATCGGCGCAACGATATCGCCGATTTCGGCCAGCTTGTTGATGACGGTGCCGTTGAATGGTGCCCGGATGATCGTGTTGTCGACACTGATTTCGGCCGAACGAACCGATGCCCGTCGGGCCTGCACAGTCGCGTTTGCCTTGGCATACATGGCCTGATATGATTCAAATTCTGCTTCGTCGATCAGGTTGTTGTTATACAACTGCTGGTTGCGACGGAAATTCGAGGCGGCATCGACACTGTCTGCGAGTGCGATATCGAGATTAGCCTCTGCCAATGCCAGCGACGCTCGAACATCGTCGCTTTCCACCCGCGCGATAATATCCCCCTCGAGTACTTTGTCGCCCTCGCCGACCGAGAGAAATACCAGACGGCCGGTAGCCTTGGAGGCGACATTCGACTGCCTCTGGGCGACAACATAACCGGAGGCCGACAGGGTGGCCTGGGCCGAAGCTCCTTTGATGAGGCGGACTTTTGTGGTGTCGACCGATTTAC
The window above is part of the Candidatus Zixiibacteriota bacterium genome. Proteins encoded here:
- a CDS encoding efflux RND transporter periplasmic adaptor subunit, encoding MKHEISNSSTNRLKMDSEEKHNPRTADLSALKIDRQREERIKTRKWTKAIPWILVIAVLVVGYFIALDRLKQGKSVDTTKVRLIKGASAQATLSASGYVVAQRQSNVASKATGRLVFLSVGEGDKVLEGDIIARVESDDVRASLALAEANLDIALADSVDAASNFRRNQQLYNNNLIDEAEFESYQAMYAKANATVQARRASVRSAEISVDNTIIRAPFNGTVINKLAEIGDIVAPMASSASAAGAVVALADMASLEVEADVSEANIQKVSVAQPCEIVLDAYPEVRYTGYVKNIVPTANRASATIMSRIAFNQLDSLIYPEMSARVYFMNPDEKPVEVEEPSYLGLSLNAVMEDDRGSYVFFVEGNTARKKYIETGKTIGRTVEILGGLEDGDEVVLTPPSSLEDGDKIELGE